A stretch of the Prochlorococcus marinus str. MIT 0918 genome encodes the following:
- a CDS encoding cofactor assembly of complex C subunit B — protein MQSSYYSTFILTILLAIGLGFFLRAASKDRTTVVDVSSPLPPIDVLNGISDWLEKRGWRRDGGDAEKQVLRFNGNVSYSRVLAVFLSILCGLGGCCLGLVICQLYSNVGWWPLMFITIGPLAGLYYRSRASRIEYLEIKLIDSVNQAGSLLRVRAHRDELIAIDLELSNSLKLTTDGSLTSSPI, from the coding sequence ATGCAATCTTCATATTATTCAACATTTATTTTAACAATTTTATTGGCTATTGGTCTAGGCTTCTTTTTGCGTGCAGCTAGTAAAGACAGGACAACAGTTGTAGATGTTTCTTCACCTTTGCCTCCAATAGATGTGTTAAATGGAATTAGTGATTGGTTAGAAAAAAGAGGTTGGAGAAGAGATGGAGGTGATGCAGAAAAACAAGTGCTGAGATTTAATGGAAATGTTTCATATAGTAGAGTATTAGCTGTATTTTTATCAATACTTTGTGGACTTGGAGGTTGTTGTTTAGGACTTGTTATTTGCCAACTTTATTCTAACGTAGGTTGGTGGCCATTGATGTTTATAACTATAGGACCTTTGGCAGGCTTATATTATCGAAGTAGAGCTTCTAGAATTGAATATTTAGAGATAAAACTAATAGATTCTGTTAATCAAGCAGGAAGTCTGTTACGAGTAAGAGCTCATAGAGATGAGTTGATTGCTATAGATCTAGAGCTTTCTAATAGTCTTAAATTAACTACTGATGGTTCATTAACTTCTTCCCCAATTTAA
- the rodA gene encoding rod shape-determining protein RodA, whose translation MRTRFSGKQFKDFNSVLLIAPISLVVLSSVLIASTQRQLAFVAWYQHLITAGVGILLALIISQIHLARLRYLLLPLYTLSILSLIAVRFLGVSALGAQRWLSIGGVNIQPSEIAKLIVILVLASILERQKFHTPKQLWKPFGVIAIPWFLVFIQPDLGTSLVFGAVLLVMLFWAGMPLEWLLLFLSGIFTAILVGIWNFGLFLWIPIMGFLAYRSLPKKYFSAFFTVSSLTVIAWVTPWLWMNALKDYQRDRLILFLNPAQDPLGGGYHLIQSTIGIGSGGLFGTGLLQGQLTKLRFIPEQHTDFIFSALGEETGFIGTMFVSGVFFLLIFSLLKIARNAYTRFESLVVIGVATMIMFQMVINIFMTIGLGPITGIPLPFMSYGRTALLVSFMALGLCLSVERRSRSFNKN comes from the coding sequence ATGAGAACCAGATTTAGTGGGAAACAATTCAAAGATTTTAATTCAGTATTATTAATAGCTCCTATTAGCTTAGTCGTTTTATCGAGTGTCTTGATTGCAAGTACACAACGACAGTTAGCTTTTGTAGCATGGTACCAACATTTAATTACAGCTGGTGTTGGAATTCTGCTTGCATTGATAATTTCTCAAATACATCTAGCAAGATTGCGCTATTTATTATTGCCTTTATATACCTTGAGTATTTTAAGCCTGATAGCTGTACGGTTTTTAGGAGTATCAGCTTTAGGAGCTCAGCGATGGTTAAGTATTGGAGGCGTAAATATTCAGCCATCTGAAATTGCAAAACTTATTGTGATCCTTGTTCTTGCGTCAATTCTTGAGCGTCAAAAATTTCATACTCCAAAGCAGCTCTGGAAGCCTTTTGGCGTGATTGCAATTCCATGGTTCTTGGTCTTTATTCAGCCTGATTTGGGAACATCTTTAGTTTTTGGCGCAGTCCTTTTAGTGATGCTTTTTTGGGCAGGTATGCCTCTGGAATGGCTCTTGCTTTTTTTATCAGGAATTTTTACAGCTATTTTGGTAGGAATTTGGAATTTTGGCCTGTTTTTATGGATTCCAATTATGGGATTTTTGGCGTATCGCTCATTACCAAAAAAATATTTTAGTGCTTTTTTTACAGTGAGTAGTCTAACTGTAATTGCATGGGTTACTCCTTGGCTTTGGATGAATGCTTTAAAGGATTACCAAAGAGATAGGTTGATTTTATTTTTAAACCCTGCGCAGGATCCTCTTGGTGGGGGTTATCATCTTATTCAAAGTACTATTGGTATCGGATCAGGCGGGCTTTTTGGCACTGGATTACTACAAGGGCAATTAACAAAATTACGATTTATACCAGAGCAACATACGGATTTTATTTTTAGTGCTTTGGGAGAAGAAACTGGATTTATTGGTACTATGTTTGTTTCTGGTGTGTTCTTTTTGTTAATTTTTAGCCTTTTAAAAATTGCTAGAAATGCATACACAAGGTTTGAGTCTTTAGTAGTAATAGGAGTCGCGACTATGATTATGTTTCAAATGGTAATTAATATTTTTATGACTATTGGACTGGGTCCAATAACAGGAATTCCATTACCATTTATGAGTTATGGGAGAACAGCATTGTTAGTTAGTTTTATGGCTTTGGGGCTTTGTCTTTCTGTAGAGCGTAGATCAAGATCTTTTAACAAGAATTAG
- a CDS encoding ribonuclease D, with the protein MTSVDKKPASFRVFKQDLNEETKQNFSKKGALAIDTEAMGLIHGRDRLCLVQICDDEDNVACIKIDQGQKSAPNLKELLENSCIEKVFHFARFDVAALASNLRISVNPIFCTKIASKIGRTYSPRHGLKEVILELVGVELDKQAQSSDWGRTEDLSEKQLAYAANDVRYLLSARNQLEKMLIREKRWELTQRCFQCIPVICDLDQMRFHNIFEH; encoded by the coding sequence ATGACAAGCGTGGATAAAAAACCTGCAAGTTTTAGAGTCTTTAAACAAGATCTAAACGAAGAAACCAAGCAGAATTTTTCGAAAAAAGGTGCCCTAGCTATCGATACAGAAGCTATGGGATTAATACATGGTCGAGACAGGCTATGCTTAGTCCAAATTTGTGATGATGAAGATAACGTCGCTTGTATAAAAATCGATCAAGGGCAAAAAAGTGCTCCTAATCTAAAAGAACTCTTGGAAAATAGTTGTATTGAAAAGGTATTTCATTTCGCAAGGTTTGATGTCGCTGCACTTGCAAGTAATCTTCGCATATCAGTAAACCCTATATTCTGTACAAAAATTGCCAGTAAAATTGGTAGAACTTATTCTCCCAGGCATGGCTTAAAAGAAGTAATTTTAGAACTTGTTGGAGTAGAACTTGACAAACAAGCTCAAAGCAGTGATTGGGGACGAACAGAAGACCTCTCTGAGAAACAACTTGCATATGCCGCTAATGATGTTCGCTATTTGCTTTCAGCTAGAAATCAACTTGAAAAAATGTTAATTCGAGAAAAAAGATGGGAACTAACGCAAAGATGTTTTCAATGTATCCCAGTGATTTGTGATTTAGATCAAATGCGCTTCCATAATATTTTTGAACATTAA
- the purM gene encoding phosphoribosylformylglycinamidine cyclo-ligase, with protein sequence MDYKSAGVNVEAGRDFVHRIKSSVDKTSRSEVIGGIGGFGGFMRLPKGFDQPVLVSGTDGVGTKLELAQEEHSHFGVGVDLVAMCVNDVITSGAEPLFFLDYVATGKLCPEALVEVIGGISEGCKQANCSLLGGETAEMPGFYPDGRYDLAGFCVGVVEEKKIVDGKYIKPGDCLVGIASSGVHSNGFSLVRKVLSMTEFDKNMPFGPDKISLIDFLLQPTLIYVRLIQSIFQEKIPLNGMAHITGGGLPENLPRILPKGLKAAINRNSWEIPYFYQWLQNKGQIPEADLWNTFNLGIGFCLIVSPDYLKGILDICHDNGFSAWHIGQIEEERRNEESVIRGVPI encoded by the coding sequence ATGGATTACAAATCTGCAGGTGTCAATGTTGAGGCAGGAAGAGATTTTGTTCATCGAATTAAATCAAGTGTAGATAAAACTTCTAGATCTGAGGTTATTGGAGGAATAGGTGGTTTTGGAGGATTCATGCGTTTACCGAAAGGTTTTGATCAACCTGTTTTGGTTTCTGGTACAGACGGAGTTGGCACGAAACTTGAATTAGCTCAAGAAGAGCATTCTCATTTTGGAGTTGGAGTCGATTTGGTGGCAATGTGTGTCAATGATGTCATTACTAGTGGTGCAGAACCATTGTTTTTTCTTGACTATGTCGCTACTGGTAAATTGTGCCCTGAAGCTCTAGTAGAGGTAATAGGTGGGATTTCGGAAGGATGTAAGCAGGCTAATTGTTCTTTATTGGGTGGTGAAACAGCTGAGATGCCAGGTTTCTACCCAGATGGAAGATATGACTTGGCAGGGTTTTGTGTAGGAGTAGTTGAAGAAAAGAAAATTGTGGATGGCAAATATATCAAGCCAGGTGATTGTCTTGTGGGAATTGCAAGCTCTGGCGTTCATAGCAATGGTTTTAGCCTAGTTCGAAAGGTCTTGTCCATGACTGAATTTGACAAAAATATGCCTTTTGGTCCCGATAAAATTTCTCTGATTGATTTTTTGCTTCAACCCACTTTGATTTATGTTCGTTTAATTCAATCCATATTTCAAGAAAAAATACCTCTTAATGGCATGGCTCATATAACTGGAGGAGGTCTGCCAGAAAATTTGCCGAGAATTCTACCTAAAGGATTAAAAGCCGCAATTAATCGAAACTCATGGGAAATTCCTTATTTTTATCAATGGTTACAAAACAAAGGTCAGATTCCAGAAGCTGATTTATGGAATACCTTTAATTTAGGTATTGGCTTTTGTTTAATTGTTTCACCTGACTACCTAAAAGGAATCCTGGATATTTGTCATGACAATGGCTTTTCTGCATGGCATATCGGCCAAATAGAAGAGGAAAGACGTAATGAAGAATCTGTAATTAGAGGAGTGCCTATTTAA
- a CDS encoding sensor histidine kinase, with the protein MVNQFTISSIQQRMAEGVPVGRVDEEIVRRLWWAALDTLQDEILLPMNLKKGLWLASPLPALYEPKLLNRLKGWVWAPDELSRLNFLNTALLPPASLRSIAAENVSVSPHFTRLPLLQEDGHDPLLIVITPDVQIALALQGKPGERNLLMRSDPETLTDVLNILDHRLNFEKPQFSKQIRDSLADLGSLKSNEDISKIFWPLISSRLAGIAPSLNIQTYRDIEQEGNLNNQTNGEISLLEALTHEIRTPLATIRTLIRSLLRKEDLSKVVLSRLKQIDDECTEQIDRFGLIFNAVELERNQTKKSNLASTDLGKILKILFPVWEKQLERRGVNLCLNITPDLPHVLSDPERLELMLGGLIDRNTRGIPPGGTLYLELQPAGHRLKLKITSNSSNSRELGKIGMNNNSDLGTVLSWNPNTGSLQLSQAATQRLLASLGGRLTSRKDSGITVFFPIAETQQ; encoded by the coding sequence GTGGTAAATCAGTTCACAATTAGTTCAATCCAACAGCGAATGGCTGAAGGTGTTCCTGTTGGAAGAGTGGATGAGGAAATTGTTAGAAGATTATGGTGGGCTGCTTTGGATACGCTTCAAGATGAGATTTTGTTACCCATGAATCTTAAGAAAGGTTTGTGGCTTGCTTCTCCATTGCCAGCTCTTTATGAACCTAAGTTGTTAAATAGATTAAAGGGATGGGTATGGGCTCCTGATGAATTATCAAGATTAAACTTTCTTAATACAGCATTACTACCTCCGGCTTCTTTGAGATCAATTGCTGCCGAAAATGTTTCCGTCTCACCTCATTTCACTAGGTTGCCTTTACTTCAAGAAGATGGTCATGATCCTTTGTTAATCGTAATCACTCCAGATGTACAGATAGCACTTGCTTTACAAGGAAAGCCTGGTGAAAGAAACCTTTTGATGAGATCAGATCCGGAAACTTTGACTGATGTATTAAATATTTTGGACCATAGGTTGAATTTTGAAAAGCCTCAATTTTCGAAACAAATTCGTGATTCGTTAGCAGATTTAGGGAGTTTGAAAAGTAATGAAGATATTTCAAAAATCTTTTGGCCGCTTATTTCTTCAAGACTTGCTGGCATTGCACCAAGCCTAAATATTCAGACATATAGAGATATAGAACAAGAAGGAAATTTAAACAATCAAACGAATGGTGAGATCTCTTTATTAGAAGCTTTGACACATGAGATTCGTACTCCTTTAGCAACTATAAGAACCTTAATTCGTTCTCTTCTTCGCAAAGAGGATTTGTCAAAGGTAGTTCTTTCAAGATTAAAGCAAATAGATGATGAATGCACTGAGCAAATTGATAGGTTTGGGTTGATTTTCAATGCGGTAGAACTTGAAAGGAATCAAACTAAAAAATCCAATTTAGCTAGTACTGATTTAGGAAAAATATTAAAAATCCTTTTTCCAGTTTGGGAAAAACAGCTTGAGCGTAGAGGAGTGAATCTTTGTTTAAATATCACACCTGACTTGCCACATGTATTAAGTGACCCTGAACGACTGGAATTGATGTTAGGCGGACTAATAGATCGAAATACTCGAGGAATTCCTCCTGGAGGAACCCTTTATTTAGAGCTGCAACCAGCTGGACATCGTTTGAAATTGAAAATCACAAGTAATTCTTCTAATTCTAGGGAGCTTGGAAAAATTGGAATGAATAACAATTCTGACTTAGGTACTGTTCTAAGTTGGAATCCAAATACAGGTAGTTTGCAGTTGAGCCAAGCAGCTACTCAAAGGTTATTGGCTAGTCTTGGAGGCAGGTTGACAAGCAGAAAAGATAGTGGAATAACTGTCTTTTTTCCTATAGCTGAAACACAGCAATAA
- the hemF gene encoding oxygen-dependent coproporphyrinogen oxidase: MASKIKTAQPPSDSRERAKALLLGLQDKICNGLEQIDAEGKFQEESWEREEGGGGRSRVMREGRIFEQGGVNFSEVQGEELPPSIINQRPEAKGHNWFATGTSMVLHPQNPYIPTVHLNYRYFEAGPVWWFGGGADLTPYYPYLNDTRHFHKIHQEACDSINPSLHKVFKPWCDEYFYLKHRNESRGVGGIFFDYQDGSGLLYKGQNTDSKAAITSKEIGEQSLTWEKLFSLAKACGESFLPAFIPIIEKRHHQTYGDREREFQLYRRGRYVEFNLVWDRGTIFGLQTNGRTESILMSLPPLARWEYGFKAPPESREALLTEVFTQPQDWFTDKSLEEKCSPLSAVD, encoded by the coding sequence GTGGCATCTAAGATAAAAACCGCTCAACCTCCTTCAGATTCCAGAGAGAGAGCTAAAGCTTTATTATTAGGTTTACAAGACAAAATTTGCAATGGATTAGAGCAAATAGATGCGGAAGGAAAGTTTCAAGAAGAATCTTGGGAAAGAGAAGAAGGTGGAGGAGGCAGATCAAGAGTTATGCGTGAAGGGAGAATATTTGAACAAGGTGGAGTGAACTTTTCGGAAGTACAAGGAGAAGAATTGCCTCCATCAATAATTAATCAGAGACCAGAAGCTAAAGGGCACAATTGGTTTGCAACTGGAACTTCTATGGTTCTACATCCACAGAACCCTTATATACCAACGGTTCATTTAAATTATCGCTACTTTGAAGCTGGTCCTGTTTGGTGGTTTGGAGGGGGGGCTGATTTAACTCCTTATTATCCTTACTTAAATGACACTCGTCATTTTCATAAAATTCATCAAGAAGCCTGCGATTCTATTAATCCATCTCTTCATAAAGTTTTTAAACCTTGGTGTGATGAATATTTTTACTTAAAGCATCGAAATGAGAGTAGAGGAGTAGGAGGGATTTTTTTCGATTATCAAGATGGCTCAGGACTGCTGTATAAAGGCCAAAATACAGATAGCAAAGCTGCAATTACTTCAAAAGAAATAGGAGAGCAAAGCCTTACATGGGAAAAATTGTTTTCTTTAGCTAAGGCCTGTGGAGAATCATTTTTACCAGCATTTATTCCAATCATTGAAAAGCGACATCATCAAACATATGGTGACCGTGAAAGAGAATTCCAACTTTATCGAAGAGGAAGATACGTAGAATTTAATTTAGTCTGGGATAGAGGAACTATTTTCGGGTTGCAAACTAATGGAAGAACTGAATCAATCCTGATGTCTCTGCCACCTCTAGCAAGATGGGAATATGGGTTTAAAGCACCACCGGAATCAAGAGAAGCACTATTAACCGAAGTATTTACACAGCCACAAGATTGGTTTACTGATAAGAGTCTTGAAGAAAAATGTAGTCCTCTTTCAGCTGTGGATTAA
- a CDS encoding lipid-A-disaccharide synthase-related protein, whose product MRKTSPLDRISQQSKKVLVLSNGHGEDLIALRILESLHELRPELRLQILPLVGEGKTFSEAISKRWLVKIGTSLRLPSGGFSNQSFRGFVADILAGLLCVTWRNWISVKNAAKSGSFIFAVGDLLPLVFAWSSGGSFGFMGTPKSDYTWKTYPKSFVGDLYHRIKGTEWDPWEMLLMRSPRSKIIVVRDKLTARSLAKNHIKALAPGNPMMDGFESKQMPSTLIGYRRLLLLCGSRMPESLSNFKRLLSSLELIESKIPLAILVAIGSEPSIDDLEQYLINAGFTKKLFAKQEFLANALFEKDSMKIFIGIGKFYQWAQFAEVGLANAGTATEQLVGLGVPCVSLPGNGPQFKKGFALRQSRLLGGAVIPCKNSKNFSQIVTLLLQNVRLRDSLAHIGKKRMGDAGGSAAIANLISELLFREDFKI is encoded by the coding sequence GTGAGAAAAACCTCACCTTTGGATCGTATCAGTCAGCAGAGTAAAAAAGTTTTAGTTCTTTCCAATGGTCATGGAGAAGACCTTATTGCTTTAAGAATTCTAGAGTCTCTTCATGAATTACGACCAGAATTAAGGCTGCAAATTTTGCCTTTAGTAGGAGAAGGGAAAACTTTTTCAGAGGCGATCTCAAAACGGTGGTTGGTCAAAATAGGCACTTCTTTACGCTTGCCTAGTGGCGGCTTTAGTAATCAAAGTTTTAGAGGTTTTGTAGCAGATATTCTTGCAGGCCTTTTGTGCGTTACTTGGCGAAATTGGATATCTGTAAAGAATGCTGCGAAGAGTGGGAGTTTTATTTTTGCTGTAGGCGATTTACTGCCTCTTGTTTTTGCATGGAGTAGTGGAGGCTCTTTTGGATTTATGGGGACTCCAAAAAGTGATTACACATGGAAAACATATCCAAAGTCTTTTGTTGGTGATTTGTATCATCGAATAAAGGGGACAGAATGGGATCCTTGGGAGATGCTCTTAATGAGATCACCTCGATCCAAAATTATTGTTGTTAGAGATAAATTAACGGCTCGTTCTCTAGCTAAAAATCATATAAAAGCCTTAGCACCTGGTAATCCAATGATGGATGGCTTTGAAAGTAAGCAAATGCCTTCTACTTTGATTGGATATAGACGCTTACTATTACTTTGTGGAAGTAGAATGCCTGAATCTTTGAGTAATTTCAAAAGATTACTCAGTTCTCTTGAACTTATTGAAAGTAAAATTCCTTTAGCAATATTGGTAGCGATTGGCTCCGAACCTTCTATTGATGATCTTGAGCAGTATTTAATTAATGCAGGGTTTACAAAGAAATTGTTTGCTAAGCAAGAATTTTTAGCCAATGCTTTGTTTGAAAAAGATTCGATGAAAATCTTTATTGGAATAGGAAAGTTTTATCAATGGGCACAATTTGCTGAGGTTGGCCTCGCAAATGCAGGGACTGCAACTGAGCAGCTTGTAGGACTTGGTGTGCCTTGTGTTTCATTGCCAGGGAATGGACCTCAGTTTAAAAAGGGTTTTGCCCTGAGACAGAGTAGATTGCTTGGTGGAGCTGTAATTCCTTGCAAAAACAGCAAGAACTTTTCTCAAATAGTGACTTTATTGCTTCAAAATGTTCGGCTTAGGGATTCATTAGCTCATATAGGAAAAAAGCGCATGGGGGATGCCGGGGGAAGTGCAGCCATTGCTAATTTAATTTCAGAATTATTGTTTAGAGAAGATTTCAAGATTTGA
- a CDS encoding N-acetylmuramoyl-L-alanine amidase, with product MHLFSIAEPLDIFLGPRFHKKTIWKGNRTVSSSIPILVMAGHADSQGIEGSGTPGEAVGVNGLPPMDNSVSDELFWNLKVMKAVVRLGKKKGLNISSYDSRVRTIVDENDFNTNWSVGSKFAAKGGYVLEIHFDSYGAYGLGSGLIPPLSKKLNNIDESLARTFGRYPLFFRGGLGAPRRNIRILEIGKLEGELEKNLRNIDSRDQTIEKIAEYIVNAFLEGINSRNSFNPQLKEDYIFLQDSYQ from the coding sequence TTGCATTTATTTTCTATTGCTGAACCATTAGACATTTTTCTTGGCCCACGATTTCATAAAAAAACTATTTGGAAAGGTAATCGAACTGTATCGAGTTCTATACCCATTTTAGTTATGGCTGGTCATGCAGATTCACAAGGTATTGAAGGGTCTGGTACTCCAGGGGAGGCAGTAGGTGTAAATGGCTTGCCTCCTATGGATAATTCAGTCAGTGATGAGTTGTTTTGGAATTTAAAAGTTATGAAAGCTGTAGTTAGATTAGGTAAAAAAAAAGGCTTAAACATTAGTTCTTATGATTCGAGGGTTAGGACAATAGTCGATGAAAATGATTTCAATACTAATTGGTCGGTAGGCTCAAAATTCGCGGCTAAAGGAGGATATGTTTTGGAGATACATTTTGATTCTTATGGAGCATATGGTTTAGGTTCAGGTTTAATTCCTCCTTTGTCGAAAAAACTAAATAATATTGATGAATCACTTGCACGAACTTTTGGTCGTTATCCTCTTTTTTTTCGAGGAGGTTTAGGAGCTCCAAGAAGAAATATTAGGATTTTAGAGATAGGTAAATTAGAAGGGGAACTTGAGAAGAACTTGAGAAATATTGATTCTAGAGATCAAACAATAGAAAAAATTGCAGAATATATTGTTAATGCATTTTTGGAAGGTATAAATTCCAGGAATTCATTTAATCCACAGCTGAAAGAGGACTACATTTTTCTTCAAGACTCTTATCAGTAA
- a CDS encoding Mrp/NBP35 family ATP-binding protein: MLTEERVIHELSSIKDSGSNHSIVELKWIDQVRVIPPKAIVRLNLPGFAQSQRERIANEIKIIVENFNEISEVQIELSNTASSNSEIGSAGHGQMAPLQRIPGVKNVIAVSSGKGGVGKSTVAVNLACSLANNGYTVGLLDADIYGPNTPIMLGVTEKTPEVIGSGADQKIIPIEIYGIGMVSMGLLIDENQPVIWRGPMLNGIIRQFLYQANWGEKDFLIVDLPPGTGDAQLSLAQAVPMSGVLIVTTPQKVSLQDSRRGLAMFKQMNVPILGVIENMSIFITPDEPRRQYELFGNGGGETLATENCVPLLAKLPLEINSLENPQEGIPIVIQYPNSETSKAFNNLVRSFLQNFKEL, encoded by the coding sequence ATGCTGACTGAAGAGAGAGTTATTCATGAATTGTCTTCCATTAAGGATTCTGGAAGTAATCATTCAATAGTAGAACTTAAATGGATTGATCAAGTTCGAGTAATTCCACCAAAAGCAATTGTTAGATTAAATTTGCCAGGCTTTGCTCAAAGTCAAAGAGAGAGAATTGCTAATGAAATTAAAATCATTGTTGAGAATTTTAATGAAATTTCAGAAGTTCAGATTGAATTAAGCAATACAGCTTCTAGTAATTCAGAAATTGGCAGTGCTGGTCATGGACAAATGGCACCATTGCAAAGAATTCCAGGAGTTAAGAATGTTATTGCAGTGAGTAGTGGAAAAGGTGGTGTTGGTAAAAGTACAGTTGCTGTAAACCTTGCATGTTCTTTGGCTAATAATGGATATACAGTTGGTTTATTAGATGCAGATATATATGGTCCTAATACTCCAATCATGCTTGGAGTTACGGAGAAGACACCAGAAGTTATTGGTAGTGGTGCAGATCAGAAAATTATTCCGATTGAGATATATGGAATTGGAATGGTTTCTATGGGATTACTAATTGATGAGAATCAGCCAGTTATTTGGCGTGGTCCAATGTTGAATGGGATTATTAGACAATTTTTATATCAAGCAAATTGGGGAGAAAAAGATTTTCTGATCGTTGATTTACCGCCTGGGACTGGAGATGCTCAGCTTTCTCTCGCGCAAGCAGTACCGATGAGTGGAGTGTTAATAGTAACAACACCTCAGAAAGTATCACTACAAGATTCTAGAAGAGGCTTAGCTATGTTTAAGCAAATGAATGTACCAATACTTGGCGTAATAGAAAACATGTCTATTTTTATCACTCCTGATGAACCAAGACGTCAATATGAGTTGTTTGGAAATGGCGGGGGGGAAACTTTGGCGACAGAAAACTGTGTTCCCTTATTGGCAAAACTGCCTCTTGAAATAAACTCTTTAGAGAATCCACAAGAAGGAATTCCGATCGTTATTCAGTATCCAAATTCTGAGACCTCAAAAGCTTTTAATAATCTTGTACGCTCCTTCTTACAAAATTTTAAAGAACTATAG
- a CDS encoding histidine phosphotransferase gives MSSENQPRLTRRRSSAGPVPPRRPLGGSTSQMDNRQGPRPTFLTLRDHGKVYVADLPNLSDGQLAHIFKEAEEVLDSLERRINDLEGENANKDNDTLIKASTKHEVTLRFIRAIEGEQEHRRNNPALKDAATESLPRTFLEIARHRLPGATFDSLLREALEACAKEEIEKNSPSKEPPRESSLPLQIVDLPPSSNSASVVTTD, from the coding sequence ATGTCATCTGAAAATCAACCTCGTTTAACACGTAGACGTAGTTCTGCAGGGCCTGTCCCTCCTAGAAGGCCTTTAGGCGGAAGCACTTCTCAAATGGATAATAGACAAGGCCCAAGGCCTACATTTTTAACATTGAGGGATCATGGGAAGGTATATGTTGCTGATTTACCTAATCTCTCTGATGGCCAATTGGCCCATATTTTTAAAGAGGCTGAGGAGGTTCTAGATAGTCTTGAAAGAAGAATTAATGATTTAGAAGGTGAGAATGCAAATAAAGATAATGACACTTTGATAAAAGCATCAACTAAGCATGAAGTTACACTCAGATTTATTAGAGCAATTGAAGGTGAACAAGAACATAGAAGGAATAATCCAGCTTTAAAAGATGCTGCTACAGAATCTTTGCCTAGAACATTCCTTGAGATTGCTAGACATAGACTTCCAGGTGCTACTTTTGATTCTTTATTAAGAGAGGCTCTGGAAGCATGTGCTAAAGAAGAAATTGAAAAAAATTCACCCTCTAAAGAACCACCAAGAGAGAGTTCACTCCCTTTGCAAATAGTTGATTTACCACCTTCTTCTAATTCAGCATCAGTGGTTACTACTGATTAA